The following are encoded together in the Myxococcota bacterium genome:
- the acpS gene encoding holo-ACP synthase: MIIGGGIDVVEIARVARALARRGTRLRDRVYTPREIADCGRRGRSASHFALRFAVKEAGMKAIGTGWRRGVAWRDFETVETPAGLGLEIHGRALELARERGFARAWVGASYTRTHAFAQVVLEGPGRQPAP, translated from the coding sequence GTGATCATCGGGGGTGGAATCGACGTGGTCGAGATCGCGCGCGTCGCGCGGGCGCTCGCACGGCGCGGCACCCGGTTGCGCGACCGCGTGTACACCCCGCGCGAGATCGCCGACTGCGGCCGGCGCGGGCGCTCGGCGTCGCACTTTGCGCTGCGCTTTGCCGTTAAGGAGGCCGGCATGAAGGCCATCGGCACCGGCTGGCGACGCGGCGTCGCCTGGCGCGACTTCGAGACGGTCGAGACTCCCGCGGGGCTCGGCCTGGAGATCCACGGGCGTGCGCTCGAGCTGGCGCGGGAGCGCGGCTTCGCCCGCGCGTGGGTCGGCGCGTCGTACACGCGCACTCACGCGTTCGCGCAGGTCGTGCTCGAGGGCCCGGGACGGCAGCCGGCGCCGTGA
- the gap gene encoding type I glyceraldehyde-3-phosphate dehydrogenase, with amino-acid sequence MASGVRVGINGFGRIGRLVFRALHELNIPARELEVVAVGDIVPADNLAYLVKYDSTQGPFKGQVASKKSASDKAEDDVLVVDGKDLRVVSARTPAELPWKSLGVDLVIESTGLFTEADKAKGHLQAGAKKVIISAPAKGEDITIVMGVNDEKYDPSRHHVISNASCTTNCLAPVVHVLLKEGFGVAEGLMTTVHAYTATQKTVDGPSKKDWKGGRSAAVNIIPSSTGAAKAVGLVLPEIQGKLTGMSFRVPTPTVSVVDLTVKTVKATSLGDIKHAMKNASESYLKGILGYTEDEVVSSDFVHDPRSSIFDAGSSIELNKNFFKLVSWYDNEWGYARRVVELARLVAQKL; translated from the coding sequence ATGGCTTCGGGTGTGCGCGTCGGAATCAACGGCTTCGGGCGCATCGGGCGGCTGGTGTTTCGCGCCCTGCACGAGCTGAACATCCCCGCGCGGGAGCTCGAGGTGGTCGCGGTGGGCGACATCGTGCCCGCCGACAACCTCGCCTATCTGGTGAAGTACGACTCGACCCAAGGGCCCTTCAAGGGACAGGTCGCGTCGAAGAAGTCCGCTTCCGACAAGGCCGAGGACGACGTGCTCGTGGTCGACGGCAAGGACCTCCGGGTCGTCTCGGCCCGGACGCCGGCGGAGCTGCCCTGGAAGTCACTCGGCGTGGACCTGGTGATCGAGTCGACGGGGCTCTTCACCGAGGCCGACAAGGCCAAGGGTCACCTCCAGGCCGGCGCCAAGAAGGTGATCATCTCGGCGCCCGCGAAGGGCGAGGACATCACGATCGTGATGGGCGTGAACGACGAGAAGTACGACCCGTCGCGCCACCACGTGATCTCGAACGCGTCGTGCACCACCAACTGTCTCGCGCCCGTGGTGCATGTGCTCCTGAAGGAAGGCTTCGGCGTCGCCGAGGGCCTCATGACCACCGTCCACGCCTACACCGCGACCCAGAAGACGGTGGACGGTCCCTCGAAGAAGGACTGGAAAGGCGGGCGCAGCGCGGCGGTGAACATCATCCCGTCGAGCACGGGCGCCGCCAAGGCGGTCGGGCTCGTGCTGCCCGAGATCCAGGGCAAGCTGACCGGCATGTCGTTCCGCGTGCCGACGCCGACGGTCTCGGTCGTCGACCTCACGGTGAAGACGGTGAAGGCGACGTCGCTGGGCGACATCAAGCACGCCATGAAGAACGCGTCGGAGAGCTACCTGAAGGGCATCCTCGGCTACACCGAGGACGAAGTCGTCTCGAGCGACTTCGTGCACGACCCGCGCTCGTCGATCTTCGACGCCGGCTCCTCGATCGAGCTCAACAAGAACTTCTTCAAGCTCGTCTCCTGGTACGACAACGAGTGGGGCTACGCGCGGCGCGTGGTCGAGCTCGCCCGGCTCGTCGCGCAGAAGCTGTGA